The following coding sequences lie in one Microvirga sp. 17 mud 1-3 genomic window:
- a CDS encoding Fur family transcriptional regulator, translating into MNARAHRKEEEEMLLQRADDLCRANNLRLTPIRERVYRELVQSGGPVGAYDLVDRLSSDKKRLAPVTIYRALDFLRDAGLVHRLATQNSYIVSHGQPEVNAMKVMFVCTKTGQTVEIHSKEVAEAVRKAAEEAGFKSLSPFIEVEGEMA; encoded by the coding sequence ATGAACGCCCGAGCCCATCGGAAAGAAGAAGAGGAGATGCTCCTCCAGCGTGCGGACGATCTATGCCGTGCCAACAATCTCCGCCTGACGCCCATTCGCGAGCGGGTTTATCGCGAGCTCGTCCAGAGCGGCGGTCCCGTCGGCGCGTATGATCTCGTCGACCGCCTGAGCAGCGACAAAAAGCGCCTCGCCCCGGTGACGATCTACCGGGCGCTCGACTTCCTGCGGGATGCGGGGCTGGTCCACCGTCTGGCGACACAGAATTCCTACATCGTGTCCCACGGTCAGCCTGAAGTGAATGCGATGAAGGTGATGTTCGTCTGCACCAAGACGGGCCAGACCGTGGAGATTCACTCGAAGGAAGTGGCCGAGGCCGTCCGGAAGGCAGCTGAGGAGGCTGGCTTCAAGTCCCTGTCCCCCTTCATCGAAGTTGAAGGCGAGATGGCCTAA
- a CDS encoding Gfo/Idh/MocA family protein has product MTIQGADTQKLNRRLRLGMVGGGRGAFIGAVHRIAARLDDRWELVAGALSSDPDRARLSGQDLLLREDRIYGDFNEMARRERRLKDGIDAVAIVTPNHAHAAAARAFLRAGIHVICDKPLTTTRREADQLAKLAQESGLFFAVTHNYTGYPLVRQARAMVKAGELGSLRVVQVEYAQDWLATRLEETGSKQAEWRTDPARSGPAGAVGDIGTHAFNLAEFITGDEVTALAADLHTFVAGRRLDDNAHMMLRFTSGAQGMLWCSQVAAGQENGLRIRVYGEKGGLEWHQENPNVLIHSPLGEAPRLIRRNGAGTMKVAQAASRIPAGHPEGYLEGFAQLYRDVAEQIAARLEEREPDPFAMQVPTVEHGVRGVRFIEAAVRSSQRKAAWVSL; this is encoded by the coding sequence ATGACCATTCAAGGAGCCGATACTCAAAAGCTCAACCGGCGTCTCCGTCTCGGCATGGTCGGGGGAGGACGAGGCGCCTTCATCGGCGCCGTCCACCGCATCGCGGCGCGGCTCGACGACCGCTGGGAACTGGTTGCAGGAGCTTTGTCGTCCGACCCGGACCGTGCGCGCCTGTCCGGACAGGACCTCCTGCTTCGGGAGGACAGGATCTATGGCGATTTCAACGAAATGGCCCGCCGGGAGCGCCGTCTGAAAGACGGCATCGATGCCGTCGCCATCGTGACGCCCAACCATGCGCATGCAGCGGCCGCACGCGCCTTTCTCAGGGCCGGCATCCACGTGATCTGCGACAAGCCGCTCACCACGACACGCCGCGAGGCTGATCAGCTCGCGAAGCTTGCCCAGGAATCGGGCCTGTTCTTTGCCGTTACGCACAACTACACCGGTTATCCGCTTGTGCGGCAGGCCCGCGCCATGGTGAAGGCCGGTGAGCTGGGAAGCTTGCGCGTCGTCCAGGTGGAATATGCGCAGGATTGGCTTGCGACCCGGCTCGAAGAGACGGGCAGCAAGCAGGCGGAATGGCGCACCGACCCTGCCCGGTCCGGTCCGGCCGGAGCGGTCGGCGATATCGGGACACATGCGTTCAATCTCGCCGAGTTCATCACGGGCGACGAGGTGACGGCTCTCGCGGCGGATCTCCATACCTTCGTGGCGGGCCGCCGGCTCGACGACAATGCCCACATGATGCTGCGCTTCACGTCCGGCGCGCAGGGCATGCTGTGGTGCAGTCAGGTTGCGGCAGGCCAGGAGAACGGCCTTCGCATCAGGGTCTATGGTGAGAAAGGCGGCCTCGAGTGGCACCAGGAGAACCCTAACGTCCTGATCCACTCCCCTCTCGGCGAAGCGCCGCGCCTCATCCGCCGCAACGGAGCCGGCACGATGAAAGTCGCACAGGCGGCCTCGAGAATCCCCGCAGGGCACCCGGAAGGTTATCTTGAGGGCTTCGCGCAGCTCTACCGGGACGTAGCCGAGCAGATCGCAGCACGCCTTGAGGAGCGGGAGCCAGACCCGTTCGCCATGCAAGTCCCGACGGTCGAGCATGGCGTCCGCGGCGTGCGCTTCATCGAAGCGGCGGTCCGCTCGTCCCAGCGGAAAGCCGCCTGGGTCAGCCTTTAA
- a CDS encoding TetR/AcrR family transcriptional regulator: MDEEGAALAHLPLDANATGPFIYRLDGSVQEVRMFACVRGRKSSREKILDAAAELVGEIGSGRLTLDAVAERAGLSKGGLLYNFPSKEALLQAMIQRLVDEVSLEKEALRRQSPPKRNLEARLCTAALLKMCGSGKMKEIATGMLAASSENPRLLEPVRDVVKETLGKLRATSDDFDASIVAWLAVEGLRSMEMHDISPFSDEDRERIVKVINRLLDNGIAEQAP, from the coding sequence TTGGATGAGGAGGGGGCGGCTTTAGCGCATCTTCCCCTTGACGCCAATGCCACCGGGCCATTTATATACCGTCTGGACGGTTCAGTGCAAGAGGTGCGAATGTTTGCGTGTGTCCGGGGCCGGAAGAGTTCCCGCGAAAAAATTCTCGACGCAGCAGCCGAGCTAGTCGGCGAAATCGGCTCGGGGCGCCTGACCCTCGATGCCGTTGCGGAACGGGCCGGACTCAGCAAAGGCGGGCTTCTTTACAACTTTCCGAGCAAGGAAGCACTCCTCCAGGCAATGATTCAGCGCCTCGTCGATGAAGTATCCCTTGAGAAAGAGGCGCTGAGGAGGCAATCGCCGCCCAAGCGCAACCTCGAGGCCAGACTATGTACGGCCGCGCTTCTCAAGATGTGCGGCAGCGGAAAGATGAAGGAGATCGCCACCGGCATGCTGGCCGCCTCCTCGGAGAATCCGCGCCTCCTGGAGCCCGTACGCGATGTGGTCAAGGAAACCCTTGGCAAGCTGAGGGCCACTTCGGACGATTTCGACGCCAGCATCGTGGCCTGGCTCGCCGTCGAGGGTCTGCGCAGTATGGAAATGCATGACATCAGCCCCTTCTCGGACGAGGACCGGGAGCGGATCGTCAAAGTTATCAATCGCCTGCTCGACAACGGCATCGCCGAGCAGGCCCCCTGA
- a CDS encoding efflux RND transporter periplasmic adaptor subunit, with protein MKRRIVVSIVFILAIGLCAGLVWFNFFKEKMIKDFFANMKAPAQVVSSAKVESKTWTPAVSAIGTARAANGVELSFETPGIVKEIKFKANQDIRKGEILVQLDDTVERADLTDVQAAVKVTESAFERAKTLSSRGYGTEANFDQASAAMAAARSRLARLQATIEQKALKAPFSGVIGIPRIDIGQYLQPGTVIASFQDLSSMKVDFTVPEQEASKIKLGQEVRVGVTEGELRFTGSVTGKDPRVDPKTRLVSVQATVTTDKDGAILPGQFLHVEAILPPEPNVLTIPQTAVITSLYGDYVYTVEPEEKGGQKVDVVKQVFVKAGRRRGATVEVLSGLEVGQQVVASGQNKLQAGSTVKINNTIDLSKIDATKLATGE; from the coding sequence ATGAAACGGCGCATCGTAGTCTCTATTGTGTTCATTCTTGCGATTGGACTCTGCGCAGGTCTGGTCTGGTTCAACTTCTTTAAAGAGAAGATGATTAAGGACTTCTTCGCCAACATGAAGGCGCCTGCCCAGGTGGTGTCCTCCGCGAAGGTCGAGTCCAAGACTTGGACCCCAGCCGTGAGCGCCATCGGTACGGCGCGCGCGGCCAACGGGGTCGAGCTGTCCTTCGAGACTCCCGGTATCGTCAAGGAAATCAAGTTCAAGGCGAACCAGGATATCCGCAAGGGCGAGATCCTGGTCCAGCTCGACGATACGGTCGAGCGTGCCGATCTCACGGACGTGCAGGCTGCCGTTAAAGTCACGGAGAGCGCATTCGAACGCGCCAAAACCTTGTCGTCCCGCGGCTATGGGACGGAGGCCAATTTCGACCAGGCGAGCGCAGCCATGGCGGCTGCCCGGTCGCGACTCGCGCGTCTTCAGGCGACCATCGAGCAGAAGGCTCTCAAGGCGCCATTCTCCGGCGTCATCGGTATTCCGCGCATCGATATCGGTCAGTACCTGCAGCCCGGAACAGTGATTGCGAGCTTCCAGGATCTCTCCTCCATGAAGGTCGACTTCACGGTTCCGGAGCAGGAGGCCAGCAAGATCAAGCTCGGCCAGGAGGTCCGCGTCGGCGTCACAGAGGGCGAATTGCGGTTTACCGGCAGCGTCACCGGCAAGGATCCGCGCGTGGATCCCAAGACCCGCCTCGTTTCCGTCCAGGCGACAGTCACGACCGACAAGGACGGCGCGATCCTTCCGGGCCAGTTCCTCCACGTCGAGGCCATCCTTCCGCCGGAGCCCAACGTGCTCACGATCCCCCAGACGGCTGTGATCACCAGCCTTTACGGCGACTATGTCTACACGGTCGAGCCGGAAGAAAAGGGCGGGCAGAAGGTTGACGTGGTCAAGCAGGTCTTCGTCAAGGCCGGCCGCCGCCGTGGTGCCACAGTGGAGGTCCTGTCCGGTCTGGAGGTGGGCCAGCAGGTCGTCGCTTCGGGACAGAACAAGCTCCAGGCAGGGTCGACCGTAAAGATCAACAACACGATCGATCTGTCGAAAATCGACGCGACGAAGCTCGCGACCGGAGAATAG
- a CDS encoding efflux RND transporter permease subunit, whose translation MSFTELFIRRPVLSMVVSLLILLLGAQGLMSLQVRQYPEVEETTITITTTYTGASADLMQGFISTPIAKAVSSAEGVDYVTSQSRLGLSTVSVRMRLNTDPNAALTEVTAKVQTVRAQLPQDAEDPVIVKGTGQTFALMYLTFASSEMNPEQVSEFLTRVVQPRFATLDGVGSAEILGGRDFSMRVWIDPVRLAARGVTAGDVVAAVRSNNFLAAPGKTQNEFVAYALEMQATFQTPESFGTLPIRSNGDQVVRLRDVADVALGPKSTDTKVSFNGKEGTFIGITPTPSANPLTVADAVTKAIDDIRPTLPKGMTVQIVYDASNFISASIEEVFKTIGEAALIVIIVILLFLGSFRSVLIPIVTIPLSLVGVCFVLYALGYSINLLTLLAMVLAIGLVVDDAIVVLENIHRHIEEGLKPVEAAIVGMKEIFLPIVSMTITLAAVYAPIGFTQGLTGTLFREFAFTLAGAVIISGIIAVTLSPMMSSKLLKPHGHGGQTGFAGFVDRTFTRVENWYSRRLKGSLDYRFVTLTIVAALLGTTVFLFTKTSSELAPEEDQGAYLGLVNVPQYATADYTQAFASQFTNAAEKIPEIDDSFLIIGIDGGGGGFVGFKLKEWNERKKKGAVTKDEIQKLLNENAGVQAFVFAPPSLPGAAGGLPIQYVLRTIGDPAQAYEVAEQVKQKAMATGKFIVVQNSVTYQTPRARIIVDRDRAAAMGVPVNEIGNTLGALVGGAPISKFDRDNRSYDVISQVKQEDRLNPERLGTYYVRASDGSMVPLSALVHIETNAAPASIEQFNQLNSATLSALPLPGVTTSEGLQTLRSIAKDILPQGFYEDYAGQSRLEVQEGSSIALAFGLAIIVIYLVLAAQFESFRDPFIIMMSVPLSMFGAMIFLNLGLATLNIYTEVGLITLVGLITKHGILMVEFANELQEKHGVNRREAIEEAAKVRLRPILMTTAAMVLGVAPLLYASGAGAAARFSMGLVIASGMSIGTIFTLFVVPMFYTFIAHERRKNVVAEDKKIPAPHRALAAE comes from the coding sequence ATGAGTTTCACAGAACTCTTCATCCGCCGCCCGGTCCTTTCCATGGTGGTGAGCCTCCTGATCCTGCTGCTCGGCGCGCAGGGTCTGATGAGCCTTCAGGTTCGCCAGTATCCTGAGGTCGAGGAAACCACCATCACGATCACGACCACCTACACGGGTGCCAGTGCGGATCTGATGCAGGGCTTCATCAGCACGCCCATCGCGAAGGCCGTATCGAGCGCCGAAGGCGTGGATTACGTGACCTCTCAGAGCCGTCTCGGCCTGAGCACGGTCTCCGTGCGCATGCGCCTGAACACGGATCCGAACGCGGCCCTTACCGAAGTCACCGCCAAGGTGCAGACTGTGCGTGCCCAGCTGCCGCAGGATGCCGAGGATCCGGTGATCGTGAAGGGCACGGGCCAGACCTTCGCGCTCATGTATCTAACCTTCGCGAGCTCCGAGATGAATCCGGAGCAGGTTTCGGAGTTCCTGACGCGTGTCGTGCAGCCGCGCTTCGCCACTCTCGACGGCGTCGGCTCCGCCGAAATTCTCGGCGGGCGCGATTTCTCCATGCGTGTCTGGATCGATCCGGTTCGTCTCGCGGCGCGCGGCGTGACCGCCGGCGACGTCGTGGCGGCGGTCCGGTCGAACAACTTCCTGGCCGCCCCCGGCAAGACCCAGAATGAGTTCGTGGCCTACGCGCTCGAGATGCAGGCAACGTTCCAAACGCCGGAATCCTTTGGCACCTTGCCGATTCGTTCCAACGGTGACCAGGTCGTGCGCCTGCGTGACGTGGCGGATGTGGCGCTCGGCCCGAAGAGCACCGACACGAAAGTGAGCTTCAACGGCAAGGAAGGCACGTTCATCGGCATCACGCCGACGCCTTCGGCCAATCCGCTGACTGTGGCCGATGCCGTCACGAAGGCCATCGACGACATCCGTCCGACCTTGCCGAAGGGGATGACGGTCCAGATCGTCTACGACGCCTCGAACTTCATTTCGGCCTCCATCGAGGAAGTGTTCAAGACCATCGGCGAAGCGGCTCTGATCGTCATCATCGTGATCCTGCTCTTCCTCGGATCCTTCCGGTCGGTGTTGATTCCCATCGTGACGATTCCGCTCTCGCTCGTAGGCGTATGCTTCGTCCTCTATGCGCTGGGCTACTCGATCAACCTCCTGACCCTTCTGGCCATGGTGCTCGCCATCGGCCTCGTGGTCGACGACGCCATTGTTGTGCTCGAGAACATTCACCGGCACATCGAGGAAGGCCTGAAGCCGGTTGAGGCAGCCATCGTCGGCATGAAGGAGATCTTCCTGCCCATCGTCTCCATGACGATTACGCTTGCGGCGGTTTATGCGCCTATCGGGTTCACGCAGGGCCTCACGGGCACATTGTTCCGGGAATTCGCGTTCACGCTCGCCGGAGCGGTCATCATCTCGGGCATCATTGCCGTCACGTTGTCGCCGATGATGTCCTCGAAGCTCCTCAAGCCCCATGGGCATGGCGGACAGACCGGCTTTGCCGGCTTCGTCGACCGGACCTTCACACGGGTGGAGAACTGGTACTCCAGGCGGCTCAAGGGGTCTCTTGACTATCGCTTTGTCACGCTGACCATCGTCGCGGCGCTTCTGGGCACAACGGTCTTTCTGTTCACGAAGACTTCGTCCGAGCTGGCTCCCGAGGAGGATCAGGGCGCCTATCTCGGCCTCGTCAACGTGCCGCAATATGCGACGGCCGACTATACGCAGGCCTTTGCAAGCCAGTTCACGAACGCGGCCGAGAAGATTCCGGAGATCGATGATTCCTTCCTCATCATCGGCATCGACGGCGGCGGTGGCGGCTTCGTGGGCTTCAAGCTCAAGGAGTGGAACGAGCGCAAGAAGAAGGGCGCCGTCACCAAGGACGAAATTCAGAAGCTTCTCAATGAGAACGCCGGCGTGCAGGCTTTCGTCTTCGCACCGCCTTCACTGCCCGGCGCGGCCGGCGGTCTGCCGATCCAATATGTTCTGCGTACGATCGGTGACCCCGCCCAGGCCTACGAGGTGGCCGAGCAGGTGAAGCAGAAAGCGATGGCGACCGGCAAGTTCATCGTCGTCCAGAACTCGGTCACCTATCAGACGCCGCGGGCCCGGATCATCGTCGACCGTGACCGGGCTGCCGCGATGGGCGTGCCGGTGAACGAAATCGGAAACACGCTTGGCGCTCTCGTCGGTGGTGCGCCGATCTCCAAGTTCGACCGGGACAATCGCAGCTATGACGTGATCAGTCAGGTTAAGCAGGAGGATCGTCTCAATCCTGAGCGTCTCGGCACATACTACGTGCGCGCGTCGGATGGATCGATGGTACCGCTCTCGGCGCTCGTCCATATCGAGACGAATGCCGCACCTGCGTCGATCGAGCAGTTCAACCAGCTGAACTCGGCGACCTTGTCGGCGCTTCCGCTGCCGGGTGTGACGACCTCAGAGGGGTTGCAGACCCTCCGGTCGATCGCGAAGGATATTTTGCCCCAAGGCTTCTATGAGGATTACGCGGGTCAGTCCCGCCTAGAAGTTCAGGAGGGAAGTTCCATTGCGCTCGCCTTCGGTCTGGCGATCATCGTAATCTATCTCGTGCTTGCGGCTCAGTTCGAGAGCTTCCGTGACCCGTTCATCATCATGATGTCGGTGCCACTATCGATGTTCGGCGCGATGATCTTCCTGAATCTCGGCCTCGCGACCCTGAACATCTACACGGAGGTGGGGCTGATCACCCTGGTGGGACTGATCACGAAGCACGGTATCCTGATGGTGGAGTTCGCCAACGAGCTCCAGGAGAAGCACGGGGTGAACCGGCGTGAGGCGATCGAGGAGGCGGCCAAGGTGCGTCTGCGTCCGATCCTGATGACCACTGCCGCCATGGTGCTCGGCGTTGCGCCGCTGCTCTATGCGAGCGGTGCGGGTGCGGCCGCCCGCTTCTCCATGGGACTCGTGATCGCGTCGGGCATGTCGATTGGTACGATCTTTACGCTGTTCGTGGTGCCGATGTTCTATACCTTCATTGCCCATGAGCGGAGGAAGAATGTGGTGGCCGAGGACAAGAAGATCCCCGCCCCCCATCGGGCTCTGGCAGCCGAATAA
- a CDS encoding sugar phosphate isomerase/epimerase translates to MKTMKGPGLFLAQFAGDEAPFNSLDSICRWAASLGYKGVQIPTWDARLFDLAKAAESQAYCDEVQGTVRSHGLTITELSTHLQGQLVAVHPAYDEAFEGFAAPAVRGNPRARQQWAVDQMLMAAKASRRLGLKASVTFSGALAWPFVYPWPQRPAGLIETAFEELGRRWRPILDAYEDADCDLAYEIHPGEDIHDGATFERFVDAVGGHRRASINYDPSHFLLQQLDYVAFIDLYHERIKAFHVKDAEFNPTGRVGVYGGYESWINRAGRFRSLGDGQVDFGAIFSKLAQYDYASWAVLEWECCLKHPEDGAREGAEFIAAHIIRVTEKAFDDFAAGGTDEAANRRLLGLDACPKAAE, encoded by the coding sequence ATGAAAACCATGAAAGGACCGGGCCTTTTCCTGGCTCAGTTCGCGGGCGACGAAGCCCCTTTCAACTCGCTGGATTCCATCTGCCGCTGGGCCGCATCCCTCGGCTACAAGGGCGTGCAGATCCCCACATGGGACGCCCGCCTCTTCGATCTTGCCAAAGCCGCCGAGTCGCAAGCTTACTGCGATGAAGTGCAGGGAACCGTGCGGTCGCATGGACTGACCATCACGGAATTGTCGACGCATCTTCAAGGCCAGCTCGTGGCCGTTCATCCTGCTTATGATGAGGCTTTCGAGGGATTCGCGGCTCCTGCCGTGCGGGGGAACCCGCGGGCACGGCAACAATGGGCTGTCGACCAGATGCTGATGGCGGCAAAAGCCTCACGACGCCTCGGCCTCAAGGCGAGCGTGACCTTTTCAGGCGCCCTGGCCTGGCCCTTTGTCTATCCCTGGCCGCAACGCCCGGCTGGCCTCATCGAAACCGCGTTCGAGGAGCTGGGGAGGCGCTGGCGGCCGATTCTCGACGCCTATGAGGATGCGGATTGCGACCTCGCCTACGAGATCCACCCCGGCGAGGACATTCATGACGGGGCGACCTTCGAACGCTTTGTAGACGCAGTCGGTGGCCATCGGCGGGCTTCGATCAATTACGACCCGAGCCACTTCCTGCTGCAGCAACTCGACTACGTCGCCTTCATCGATCTGTACCATGAGCGGATCAAGGCTTTTCACGTCAAGGATGCTGAGTTCAATCCGACGGGACGCGTCGGCGTCTATGGCGGCTATGAGAGCTGGATCAATCGTGCCGGTCGCTTCCGCTCGCTCGGGGACGGTCAGGTCGACTTTGGTGCTATCTTCTCCAAGCTGGCGCAATACGACTACGCATCCTGGGCGGTGCTGGAATGGGAGTGCTGTCTCAAGCACCCGGAAGATGGTGCCCGCGAGGGAGCGGAGTTCATCGCCGCTCACATCATTCGCGTCACGGAAAAGGCCTTCGACGATTTTGCGGCAGGCGGCACAGACGAGGCAGCCAACCGCCGACTTTTAGGCCTCGATGCCTGCCCTAAAGCTGCGGAGTAG
- a CDS encoding Fur family transcriptional regulator has protein sequence MSSTHCHNHAVEGLNETQKRVHRILTAAQNPLSAYEVLDKMRSKGAVTPPTVYRSLEKLIQKGLAHRLESLNAYVACKHPHHHDMAAFAICEACGLVTEFTDSQIDERLTGWSDAHSFHPKKVTVEVRGLCGGCAQD, from the coding sequence ATGTCCTCGACACACTGCCACAACCATGCCGTCGAGGGGCTGAACGAGACCCAGAAACGGGTCCATCGAATTCTCACAGCGGCGCAGAACCCTCTTTCTGCCTACGAGGTTCTGGACAAGATGCGGTCCAAGGGCGCTGTTACGCCCCCGACGGTTTACCGGTCCCTTGAGAAGCTGATCCAGAAAGGGCTGGCCCACCGGCTCGAGAGCCTGAACGCCTATGTCGCATGCAAGCATCCCCATCACCACGACATGGCCGCCTTCGCCATCTGCGAAGCCTGCGGGCTGGTGACGGAGTTCACGGATTCTCAAATCGACGAGCGCCTGACCGGCTGGAGCGATGCTCATTCATTTCACCCGAAGAAGGTGACGGTCGAGGTTCGTGGCCTGTGCGGCGGTTGCGCTCAGGACTGA
- a CDS encoding CaiB/BaiF CoA-transferase family protein yields MKPLEGLKVLELARILAGPWVGQLLADLGADVVKVERPGAGDDTRGWGPPFIEAADGGDLSAAYFHACNRGKRSIAADFETKEGQELVRKLAAHADIVIENFKVGGLKKYGLDYESLKSVNPRLVYCSITGFGQDGPYASRAGYDFMIQGMGGIMDLTGDPEGEPQKIGVAFADIFTGVYSVVGVLAALRRRDQTGQGAHLDMALLDVQTSVLANQAMNYLASGKAPRRMGNAHPNIVPYQVFPVSDGHVIVAVGNDGQYARFVEVLGQPDLAQDERFKTNAGRVRHRAELVPLLTALTLQMTREALLSALERQGVPAGPINTVADVFADPQVIARGMRIDLPSPDAKAGAIPSVRSPIVMDGEPLAAKRPSPRLGEHTDEVLNDPSWMA; encoded by the coding sequence ATGAAGCCGCTTGAAGGACTCAAGGTCCTCGAACTCGCCCGCATCCTGGCCGGCCCCTGGGTCGGCCAGCTCCTGGCCGATCTCGGCGCCGATGTGGTCAAAGTCGAACGGCCGGGCGCCGGTGACGACACCCGTGGCTGGGGCCCTCCCTTCATCGAGGCGGCCGATGGGGGCGACCTGTCGGCGGCTTATTTCCACGCCTGCAATCGCGGAAAGCGCTCCATCGCGGCCGATTTCGAGACGAAGGAAGGCCAGGAACTCGTCCGCAAACTCGCGGCCCATGCGGATATCGTGATCGAAAACTTCAAGGTCGGCGGCCTGAAGAAATACGGCCTAGACTACGAGAGCCTGAAAAGCGTCAATCCTCGCCTTGTCTATTGCTCCATCACGGGCTTCGGGCAGGACGGCCCCTACGCGTCCCGGGCCGGCTACGACTTCATGATCCAGGGCATGGGCGGGATCATGGACCTGACGGGTGATCCGGAGGGAGAGCCGCAGAAGATCGGTGTTGCATTTGCGGACATCTTCACTGGGGTCTATTCCGTCGTCGGCGTTCTTGCGGCCCTTCGCCGGCGCGACCAGACCGGGCAGGGCGCCCATCTCGACATGGCGCTCCTCGACGTTCAGACGAGCGTCCTGGCGAACCAGGCCATGAACTACCTGGCTTCCGGCAAGGCCCCTCGGCGCATGGGCAACGCCCATCCCAACATCGTGCCCTATCAGGTTTTCCCCGTTTCGGACGGGCACGTGATCGTGGCTGTCGGCAATGACGGGCAATATGCCCGCTTCGTCGAGGTTCTCGGACAGCCGGACCTCGCCCAGGACGAGCGCTTCAAGACCAATGCTGGCCGGGTGCGCCACCGCGCCGAACTGGTTCCCCTGCTCACAGCGCTGACCCTGCAGATGACGCGGGAGGCGCTCCTGTCTGCCCTGGAGCGTCAGGGGGTTCCGGCCGGCCCGATCAACACCGTGGCCGATGTGTTTGCCGACCCTCAGGTGATCGCCCGCGGCATGAGGATCGACTTGCCCTCGCCAGACGCCAAGGCCGGCGCTATTCCGTCCGTACGCTCGCCCATCGTGATGGATGGGGAGCCGCTGGCAGCCAAACGCCCGTCCCCACGCCTCGGGGAGCATACGGACGAGGTTCTGAACGACCCGTCCTGGATGGCGTAA
- a CDS encoding substrate-binding domain-containing protein, whose amino-acid sequence MRGTALKLAAAASLIAGLATGAAAQEKKSVTIGVSIPAATHGWTGGVVYHAQEAAKQLEKAYPGLKVVVKTSPDGASQANALDDLTAQKIDALVVLPFNSDELTDPVRAVKKRGTFITVVDRGLKDSSIQDIYVAGNNPEFGRVAGKYMVENLKSGNVVVLRGIPTVIDEERVSNFEKALEGSGVKVIDKQYANWNRDDAFRVMQDYLAKHPKIDAVWASDDDMALGVLEAIRQAKREDIKFVLGGAGMKDMVKRVMEGDKMIPADVSYPPGMIATAMNVTAAQFYTDAPMRGTYVLNAQLITKDNAKEHHFPNSPF is encoded by the coding sequence ATGAGAGGAACGGCACTGAAACTGGCAGCTGCGGCAAGCCTTATCGCCGGGCTTGCGACGGGCGCGGCAGCGCAGGAGAAGAAAAGCGTCACCATCGGCGTATCGATTCCGGCCGCAACACATGGCTGGACTGGAGGCGTCGTCTATCATGCGCAGGAGGCGGCAAAGCAGCTTGAGAAAGCCTATCCTGGGCTGAAAGTCGTAGTGAAGACCTCTCCGGATGGCGCTTCGCAGGCGAATGCACTCGACGATCTCACCGCACAGAAGATCGACGCGCTCGTCGTCCTCCCGTTCAATTCGGACGAATTGACGGACCCGGTCCGGGCCGTGAAGAAGCGCGGCACCTTCATCACGGTGGTGGATCGCGGACTCAAGGATTCCTCGATCCAGGACATCTATGTCGCGGGCAACAACCCTGAGTTCGGGCGGGTTGCCGGAAAATACATGGTCGAGAACCTGAAATCCGGCAACGTGGTGGTCCTGCGGGGCATTCCGACCGTGATCGACGAGGAGCGCGTCTCCAATTTCGAGAAGGCCCTTGAAGGGTCGGGCGTCAAGGTAATCGACAAGCAATACGCCAACTGGAACCGCGACGACGCCTTCCGTGTGATGCAGGATTATCTGGCCAAGCATCCGAAAATCGATGCCGTCTGGGCCTCCGATGACGACATGGCCCTCGGCGTTCTGGAAGCAATCCGGCAGGCTAAGAGGGAAGACATCAAGTTTGTTCTCGGCGGCGCGGGCATGAAGGATATGGTGAAGCGCGTCATGGAGGGCGACAAGATGATCCCTGCCGACGTTTCCTATCCGCCGGGCATGATCGCTACGGCCATGAACGTGACGGCGGCACAGTTCTACACGGATGCTCCTATGCGCGGAACCTATGTGCTGAATGCGCAGCTCATCACCAAGGATAATGCGAAGGAGCACCACTTCCCCAACTCCCCGTTCTAA